One Castanea sativa cultivar Marrone di Chiusa Pesio chromosome 4, ASM4071231v1 DNA window includes the following coding sequences:
- the LOC142631887 gene encoding disease resistance protein RPP13-like, with amino-acid sequence MGEVVVVRVIDLLIDELDERRQLKLQLQLGLLERELRLMLAVLDYIESLEGPSQDMNRWAEDARAVVRSAEDMIDSFMISTAKRSRAKVLKRFALFFNHIFLRFKLSPKVKRLMLRINDLSKEGEVFNITTDGGGAQALHKYQGGAKDKAPPMRFLKTSVKRECAGFVVTCLCCLCLPIPFPCNPILSVPCYCLFIVGERTTPRIYHLLFKVRKQILNVRKECEVTSISSREPNTIISSLLEQIDVVLSPRYLFYSSATREVKQVRQYVKCIDDLVKDVESVRELDEREIVWLEWVREICLPAKDFLTFFVSKREQKIKRFAKLKAPTFIGADSELRKKMKVIRSRIQYAYGRRWIYGMVESDEIEELQPSKAFEVESIWRDLRLMSALVKDVKGMKGKGERVKVWLEQMGDLALEIDALNTQIQAHQEKMKGGLGGELRVLSSTAEKIERISSKFHAMSEIKSTYDIGTFEGKRGQISPSDIIVEDDDNNLEEAETGSSQQHTKTGRYVREIEVTESSLTKASINIGPSTSETVEKPHATDSTEIPPTSSLQKDKKRDIEQVELMERELKLIYAFLKDVEAIEESNARIKFWEEEMRSIAQEAEAIIGKYKNNMRVEEKRFFTRLASKPKNLKADSKVVKKISKIKKKIQVVTERRISYGIVHVEASNSMTHKIHQRRPRSQYSEESDIIGFEDHVYEITERLVTVDEPRHCVISIVGMEGSGKTTLAKLIYNKNAIHFSTCAWVSISEKSSAEEILQDIRKQVIGSYQEPKGKRSLKEELKQMLQNFLREKRYLIVLDNIAMAGVWNDLKDAFPDESDGSRIVITTRDMAVDPHADSRIFQYKLHLRSIDESWTLFTNTLRKEVPQELEKLGREIVMRCGGLPQPIVKMGKLLSEKVATNVEWSSVLNELKGETVPWLEISSKVSRDLPLELKGCLYYFLLFPEDFEIPIRRLIALWVAEGFLRLGRGDKSPEHFAERCLMELIDRNMIQVTEKKPNGKVRTCCLPGALRKLLSKAVEDKVLKGQVNTASKSSSSLQQNRWIVDHYNNTEPSSTIFNQIHGDNIDNATLQASYGKALSFMSFDYREGSQSGEDIGNFLQRCISYRCFLLLRVLDLERVFRPQLPKVLSKLALLRYLGLRWTYLESLPSSIRNLLKLQTLDVKHTYISTLPRSIWKMQHLRHLYLNESYRSRFGPQPRGVSLTDLQTLWGAFVDEKSPVKDGLDTLINLRKLGLACRCMSNQKNEMSLQLEAVAGWIQKLEHLQSLRLKSHDENNQPWCLDLPSLLDHTNLSSIYLLGRLRTPSVISKFPENLIEITLSASALSEDPMQKLDKLPKLRILQLFSESYVENNMCCPENSFPQLRILRLWKLEGLEDWIVQEGALPRLRVLQIRSCSRLHKLPDVLQHVKTLQELKLSNMPTKFTERIKDCNSEDWGKIAHVRHVSIEP; translated from the coding sequence ATGGGAGAGGTTGTTGTTGTGAGAGTTATTGACCTGCTTATTGATGAATTAGATGAAAGGCGCCAACTTAAACTCCAGCTCCAGCTGGGATTGCTGGAAAGGGAATTGAGGCTCATGCTCGCTGTGTTGGACTACATAGAATCCTTGGAGGGACCAAGCCAAGATATGAATCGTTGGGCAGAAGATGCAAGGGCTGTTGTTCGCTCCGCCGAGGATATGATCGACTCTTTCATGATTTCAACAGCAAAGAGGAGCAGGGCAAAAGTGTTGAAGCGCTTTGCCTTGTTTTTCAATCATATATTTCTTCGATTCAAGTTAAGTCCCAAGGTAAAGAGGCTCATGCTTCGTATCAATGATCTTTCAAAAGAAGGCGAAGTCTTTAATATCACAACAGATGGTGGAGGAGCACAAGCACTACATAAGTATCAGGGAGGAGCAAAAGATAAAGCCCCTCCTATGCGTTTCTTGAAGACATCAGTCAAAAGGGAATGCGCAGGATTCGTGGTGACATGCTTGTGTTGCCTGTGTTTACCAATTCCATTTCCATGTAATCCAATTCTATCAGTGCCGTGTTACTGTTTATTTATTGTAGGGGAGCGCACAACACCTCGTATATATCATCTGTTGTTTAAGGTACGTAAACAAATCCTGAATGTCAGAAAAGAATGTGAAGTGACTAGTATCTCATCAAGAGAGCCCAACACCATCATTTCTTCTTTGTTAGAGCAGATTGATGTTGTGCTAAGTCCAAGATATCTTTTTTACTCCTCAGCCACCAGGGAAGTTAAGCAAGTAAGGCAGTACGTCAAATGCATAGATGATCTTGTGAAAGATGTGGAATCTGTTAGAGAGCTAGATGAAAGAGAGATTGTTTGGTTGGAATGGGTGAGGGAAATTTGTCTTCCTGCAAAGGATTTCCTCACATTCTTCGTAAGCAAAAGAGAGCAGAAAATAAAGAGGTTTGCAAAACTCAAAGCTCCTACTTTTATTGGTGCAGATTCAGAGCTTAGGAAGAAAATGAAGGTGATCAGGAGCAGGATCCAATATGCATATGGCAGAAGGTGGATATATGGAATGGTAGAATCTGATGAGATTGAAGAGTTGCAGCCATCAAAGGCTTTTGAAGTTGAGTCAATCTGGAGAGATTTGAGGCTAATGTCTGCCTTAGTTAAAGATGTTAAGGGCATGAAAGGCAAAGGTGAGAGAGTGAAGGTTTGGCTGGAGCAAATGGGAGATCTTGCTCTTGAAATAGATGCTCTCAATACACAAATTCAAGCAcatcaagaaaaaatgaagGGAGGTTTAGGTGGGGAGTTAAGGGTTCTGTCCTCTACAGCAgaaaagatagaaagaattagCAGTAAGTTTCATGCTATGTCTGAAATAAAGAGTACTTATGACATTGGGACATTTGAAGGAAAAAGGGGTCAAATTTCTCCGTCTGATATTATTGTTGAAGATGATGATAACAACTTGGAGGAAGCTGAAACAGGATCCTCACAGCAGCACACAAAGACAGGAAGATATGTGCGGGAGATTGAAGTCACTGAATCAAGCCTAACTAAGGCTTCGATTAATATCGGACCATCTACATCTGAAACTGTGGAAAAACCACATGCCACCGATTCTACTGAAATTCCACCAACATCTTCACTTCAGAAAGATAAGAAAAGAGACATAGAGCAAGTTGAATTAATGGAAAGAGAGCTGAAATTGATTTATGCTTTTCTCAAAGATGTTGAagcaattgaggaatcaaatGCAAGAATCAAGTTCTGGGAGGAGGAAATGAGAAGTATTGCTCAGGAAGCAGAGGCTATCATTGGCAAATATAAGAACAACATGAGAGTGGAAGAGAAGCGCTTCTTCACTAGGCTTGcatccaaacccaaaaatctgaAAGCTGATTCCAAGGTTGTGAAGAAGATCTCtaagatcaagaaaaaaattcaggtaGTTACAGAGAGAAGGATATCGTATGGCATTGTGCATGTTGAAGCATCCAACTCCATGACTCATAAAATACATCAGAGAAGGCCTCGGTCTCAATATTCTGAAGAATCTGATATCATTGGCTTTGAGGACCATGTATATGAAATAACGGAAAGGTTAGTCACAGTTGATGAACCACGTCACTGTGTCATTTCGATTGTGGGAATGGAAGGCTCTGGTAAGACAACTCTTGCAAAATTAATCTATAACAAGAATGCCATCCATTTTAGTACCTGTGCTTGGGTTTCTATATCTGAAAAAAGTAGTGCTGAAGAGATTCTGCAAGACATAAGGAAGCAAGTAATTGGATCTTATCAAGAACCGAAAGGAAAGCGGTCCCTTAAAGAAGAATTAAAGCAAATGCTTCAGAATTTCTTGAGGGAAAAGAGGTACCTCATAGTTCTGGATAATATCGCCATGGCTGGAGTGTGGAATGATCTCAAAGACGCATTCCCAGATGAATCAGATGGGAGCAGAATAGTGATAACCACTCGTGACATGGCTGTAGATCCACATGCTGACTCAAGAATCTTTCAGTACAAATTGCACTTGCGAAGTATTGATGAGAGCTGGACATTATTTACAAATACTTTGAGGAAGGAAGTCCCCCAAGAACTGGAGAAACTCGGAAGAGAAATTGTGATGAGGTGCGGTGGTTTGCCACAGCCAATAGTAAAAATGGGAAAATTACTATCGGAGAAAGTTGCAACCAATGTGGAGTGGTCAAGTGTGCTAAATGAGCTCAAAGGAGAAACAGTACCTTGGTTAGAAATCTCAAGCAAGGTTAGCAGGGACTTGCCCCTAGAATTGAAAGGATGTCTATATTATTTCCTATTATTCCCCGAAGATTTTGAGATCCCTATAAGAAGATTAATCGCACTGTGGGTTGCTGAGGGGTTTTTGAGACTAGGCAGGGGTGACAAATCTCCTGaacattttgctgagaggtgtCTGATGGAGCTGATAGATAGGAACATGATTCAAGTAACAGAGAAGAAGCCAAATGGTAAAGTCAGAACTTGTTGTCTTCCTGGTGCGCTGAGGAAACTCTTGTCGAAAGCTGTGGAAGACAAAGTTCTTAAAGGGCAAGTCAACACAGCTTCCAAATCATCTTCAAGCCTTCAGCAGAACCGTTGGATTGTTGATCATTACAATAACACAGAACCCAGCAGCACCATCTTTAATCAAATTCACGGTGACAACATTGACAATGCCACTCTGCAAGCCTCTTATGGGAAAGCCCTATCTTTTATGTCCTTTGATTATCGAGAAGGAAGCCAGTCTGGGGAAGATATAGGAAACTTTCTTCAACGCTGCATTTCCTACAGGTGTTTCCTATTGCTGCGGGTGCTTGATCTTGAACGTGTTTTCAGACCTCAATTGCCAAAGGTACTGAGTAAGCTGGCTTTACTAAGGTACCTTGGCTTGAGATGGACATACCTAGAGTCACTTCCATCATCCATAAGAAACTTGCTGAAACTCCAAACACTGGATGTGAAGCACACTTACATCAGTACTCTCCCTCGTTCAATTTGGAAGATGCAACATCTGCGGCACTTGTATTTGAATGAGAGTTATCGCAGTAGATTTGGGCCTCAACCAAGAGGTGTCTCATTAACAGACCTGCAAACTTTATGGGGTGCATTTGTGGATGAGAAAAGTCCAGTAAAGGATGGCTTGGACACGTTGATCAATCTTAGAAAATTGGGTTTGGCATGCCGGTGCATGTCAAATCAAAAGAATGAAATGTCATTGCAACTGGAAGCAGTGGCTGGATGGATTCAAAAACTAGAACATCTTCAATCTTTAAGGCTGAAATCACATGATGAAAACAATCAACCTTGGTGTCTAGACTTACCGTCTTTGTTAGACCACACGAATCTCTCCAGTATATATCTTCTTGGAAGGTTAAGAACTCCATCTGTCATCTCTAAATTTCCAGAGAACCTTATTGAGATTACCTTGTCAGCATCAGCACTAAGTGAAGATCCAATGCAAAAGTTAGATAAACTTCCAAAACTGAGGATTCTTCAGTTATTCTCTGAATCTTATGTGGAGAACAATATGTGCTGCCCTGAAAACAGCTTTCCTCAGCTTCGAATTCTTAGACTATGGAAGCTAGAGGGACTGGAGGACTGGATTGTGCAGGAAGGAGCATTGCCTCGTCTCAGGGTTTTACAGATCAGATCATGTTCACGTCTGCATAAGCTTCCTGATGTATTGCAGCATGTTAAGACTCTCCAAGAATTGAAACTGTCAAACATGCCAACGAAGTTCACAGAACGGATTAAGGATTGCAATAGTGAGGATTGGGGAAAAATAGCACATGTGCGCCATGTTAGCATTGAACCCTGA